A region of Mesorhizobium sp. AR02 DNA encodes the following proteins:
- the nadC gene encoding carboxylating nicotinate-nucleotide diphosphorylase, with translation MNLPPLPAIILEPLVRAALLEDLGRAGDVTSDAVVPRGHRVTTVLAARQTGIVAGLDLAMLAFRLIDQDVEMTVHRADGSEVVQGEIIASVVGPARAILTAERTALNFLCHLSGIATATASVVAAVRGHGASIVCTRKTTPGLRAVEKYAVRVGGGSNHRFGLDDAILIKDNHIAIAGGIRPAVERARSCVGHLVKIEVEVDTLAQLEEVLALAPDAVLLDNMSVDELRQAVVMVSGRAITEASGRITVATAPAIAATGVDLISIGWLTHSAPILDIGLDYPKL, from the coding sequence ATAAACCTCCCACCACTTCCCGCAATCATACTCGAGCCCCTTGTGCGTGCAGCTCTGCTCGAAGACCTCGGCAGGGCCGGCGACGTGACCTCGGATGCCGTCGTGCCGCGAGGCCATCGTGTGACGACCGTGCTGGCGGCGCGCCAGACTGGAATTGTCGCCGGGCTCGATCTGGCGATGCTCGCTTTCCGGCTCATCGACCAGGACGTCGAGATGACTGTGCATCGTGCGGACGGCAGCGAGGTCGTGCAAGGAGAGATCATTGCATCAGTGGTTGGCCCGGCCCGGGCCATTCTCACCGCCGAACGGACGGCACTCAATTTTCTCTGCCATTTGAGTGGCATCGCCACGGCGACGGCATCGGTCGTCGCAGCGGTTCGCGGCCATGGCGCAAGCATCGTCTGCACGCGCAAGACGACGCCTGGATTGCGGGCGGTCGAAAAATACGCCGTGCGCGTCGGTGGCGGATCCAATCACCGCTTCGGCCTCGACGACGCGATCCTGATCAAGGATAACCACATCGCCATCGCCGGCGGCATTCGCCCCGCCGTCGAGCGCGCGCGAAGCTGCGTCGGCCATCTCGTCAAGATCGAAGTCGAGGTCGATACGCTGGCCCAGCTAGAAGAGGTCCTGGCTCTCGCCCCCGACGCCGTCCTGCTCGACAACATGTCGGTCGACGAGCTTCGCCAGGCGGTGGTGATGGTTAGCGGCCGGGCGATCACCGAGGCGTCGGGCAGGATCACCGTCGCGACGGCGCCGGCCATCGCAGCGACCGGTGTCGATCTGATCTCCATCGGCTGGTTGACTCACAGCGCACCGATCCTCGATATCGGTCTCGACTACCCTAAACTTTGA
- the bioB gene encoding biotin synthase BioB: protein MPETQSVDGSRTWTLEEAQALHDAPFNDLLFQAQTVHRQNFDPNKVQLSRLLSIKTGGCPEDCGYCSQSAHHETGLKASKLMEVRRVIAEATKARDAGATRYCMGAAWRNPKARDMDAVVAMVEGVKALGMETCMTLGMLDLGQAARLKQAGLDYYNHNIDTSERYYNEIISTRSFADRLETLEQVRQSGIKVCCGGIVGMGEEPVDRIDMLVTLANLPEHPQSVPINMLIPIAGTPLAEARPIEPIEFVRVIALARIMMPKSHVRLSAGRTAMTDEMQALCFFAGANSIFVGDTLLTADNPGEDKDTLLFRRLGIEPMELEAQ, encoded by the coding sequence ATGCCTGAAACTCAATCCGTCGACGGGAGCCGGACATGGACCCTGGAAGAAGCTCAGGCGCTGCATGACGCGCCCTTCAATGACCTGCTGTTTCAGGCGCAAACCGTTCACCGCCAGAATTTCGATCCCAACAAGGTCCAGCTCAGCCGGCTTCTCAGCATCAAGACCGGCGGCTGCCCGGAGGATTGCGGCTATTGCAGCCAGTCGGCGCATCACGAAACCGGTCTGAAGGCGTCGAAACTGATGGAAGTCAGGCGCGTCATCGCCGAGGCGACCAAGGCGCGCGACGCCGGCGCCACCCGTTATTGCATGGGTGCTGCCTGGCGAAATCCCAAGGCGCGCGACATGGATGCGGTGGTGGCGATGGTCGAAGGCGTCAAGGCGTTGGGCATGGAGACCTGCATGACGCTCGGCATGCTCGATCTTGGGCAGGCCGCGCGACTGAAACAAGCGGGCCTCGACTACTACAACCACAACATCGATACGTCGGAACGCTACTACAACGAGATCATCAGCACGCGCAGCTTTGCCGACAGGCTCGAGACGCTCGAGCAGGTACGCCAATCCGGCATCAAAGTCTGCTGTGGTGGCATTGTCGGCATGGGCGAAGAGCCGGTGGACCGGATCGACATGCTGGTGACGCTGGCCAACCTGCCGGAGCATCCGCAAAGCGTTCCGATCAACATGCTGATCCCGATCGCCGGCACCCCGCTGGCCGAAGCCAGGCCGATCGAGCCGATCGAATTCGTGCGCGTGATCGCCCTGGCGCGCATCATGATGCCGAAATCGCATGTCCGTCTTTCCGCCGGCCGCACCGCCATGACCGACGAGATGCAGGCGCTGTGCTTCTTCGCCGGCGCCAATTCGATCTTCGTCGGCGACACGCTGCTGACCGCGGACAATCCCGGCGAGGACAAGGATACCCTTCTGTTCCGGCGCCTCGGCATCGAGCCGATGGAACTCGAGGCGCAATGA
- a CDS encoding 8-amino-7-oxononanoate synthase yields the protein MNGAPLARYDATLEGLARKDRLRTLSPRTGLDFSSNDYLGLAASKRLGDAVAAAIARGTPVGATGSRLLRGNAPEHEQLEADAAAFFGTDRALFFGSGYIANFALLTALPQKGDLLVLDELAHASMHEGAQAGRAQFKLAAHNDVNAVEDAITHWRAGGGTGRVWIAVESLYSMDGDRAPMESLIALADRHEAFIVVDEAHATGVWGPDGRGLAAAFEGRNNIIALHTCGKALGASGALVTGPRTLCDYLVNRCRPFIYATAPSPLMAVAAREALAILSDEPMRRVRLHENIAFAGRQLAERCGVMPSGSQIQPFVIGDVRRTMAVAAALQARGFDIRGIRPPTVPEGTSRLRISLTLNVDEADISAMVEALVEVLAST from the coding sequence ATGAACGGGGCACCGCTTGCCCGCTATGACGCGACCTTGGAGGGGCTGGCGCGCAAGGACCGGCTGCGGACGCTGTCGCCGCGCACCGGGCTCGACTTCTCGTCGAACGACTATCTCGGGCTTGCTGCCTCCAAAAGACTTGGCGACGCGGTTGCGGCGGCGATTGCGCGGGGCACGCCGGTCGGCGCCACCGGGTCGAGGCTGTTGCGCGGCAACGCGCCGGAGCATGAGCAATTGGAGGCGGACGCAGCGGCGTTCTTCGGGACCGACCGCGCGCTGTTCTTCGGCAGCGGCTACATCGCGAACTTTGCTCTGCTGACCGCGCTGCCGCAGAAGGGCGACCTGCTGGTCCTCGATGAACTCGCGCATGCCAGCATGCATGAGGGTGCGCAGGCCGGGCGCGCCCAGTTCAAACTCGCCGCCCACAATGATGTCAACGCTGTCGAGGATGCAATCACGCACTGGCGCGCCGGCGGCGGCACGGGGCGCGTCTGGATCGCGGTCGAAAGCCTCTACAGCATGGATGGCGACCGCGCGCCGATGGAGAGCCTGATCGCGCTTGCCGACCGGCACGAGGCATTCATTGTCGTCGACGAAGCGCATGCCACCGGTGTCTGGGGACCGGATGGCCGGGGGCTGGCCGCCGCGTTCGAGGGCCGCAACAACATCATTGCGCTCCATACTTGCGGCAAGGCGCTCGGCGCGTCCGGCGCACTCGTCACCGGACCGCGAACGTTGTGCGACTATCTCGTCAACCGCTGCCGGCCATTCATCTACGCCACCGCGCCATCGCCGCTGATGGCGGTCGCGGCGCGCGAAGCGCTCGCTATTCTGTCCGACGAGCCGATGCGCCGTGTTCGGCTGCATGAAAATATCGCCTTCGCGGGCCGCCAATTGGCCGAGCGCTGCGGCGTGATGCCGAGCGGCTCGCAGATCCAGCCATTCGTCATCGGCGATGTCAGGCGCACGATGGCGGTGGCGGCTGCATTGCAGGCGCGCGGCTTCGACATACGCGGCATTCGTCCGCCGACCGTGCCCGAGGGCACGTCGCGCCTGCGCATTTCGCTGACGCTCAACGTCGACGAAGCCGACATTTCGGCCATGGTCGAGGCGCTCGTCGAAGTGTTGGCCTCGACATGA
- the bioD gene encoding dethiobiotin synthase, with product MTKRIVITGTDTGIGKTVFSAGLAGLLDGFYWKPVQSGLDDETDSEVVKRLAGLPPGRVLPEVYRLSKPLSPHRSAEIDGVAIEAAKLSLPALPGPLVIEGAGGLMVPLNRQTRFIDIFTQWRLPVILCARTALGTINHTLLSIEALRARSIPIIGVAFIGDEVADTQKTIVEFGGVPQLGRLPHLDPLTSETLREAMVAGFDLALIAGGE from the coding sequence ATGACCAAGCGCATCGTCATCACCGGAACAGATACCGGAATTGGCAAGACGGTGTTTTCGGCCGGGCTAGCCGGCCTGCTCGACGGCTTCTACTGGAAGCCGGTTCAATCGGGCCTCGACGACGAGACTGACAGCGAGGTCGTTAAACGGCTCGCCGGCCTGCCGCCGGGGCGCGTCCTGCCGGAGGTCTACCGCTTGAGCAAGCCCCTGTCGCCGCATCGTTCAGCGGAAATCGATGGCGTCGCGATCGAGGCGGCAAAGCTCTCGCTTCCAGCCTTGCCGGGTCCGCTTGTCATCGAAGGCGCTGGCGGGCTGATGGTGCCACTCAACCGACAGACAAGGTTCATTGACATATTCACGCAATGGCGGCTGCCGGTCATACTGTGCGCCCGGACCGCACTCGGCACAATCAACCACACGCTCCTCTCAATCGAAGCTCTGCGGGCCCGCTCTATCCCAATCATCGGCGTCGCTTTTATCGGCGACGAGGTGGCAGACACGCAAAAGACAATTGTGGAATTCGGCGGCGTGCCGCAGCTCGGCAGGCTGCCGCACCTTGATCCGCTGACGAGTGAGACGCTGAGGGAAGCGATGGTTGCCGGCTTCGACCTCGCTCTGATTGCCGGAGGCGAATGA
- a CDS encoding adenosylmethionine--8-amino-7-oxononanoate transaminase, which translates to MPQSQVWHPFTQHALEPTIPEIVLTEGAYLHKADGTRILDAISSWWVVTHGHRHPRIMKAIETTASSLDQIIFAGFTHEPAERLARALVGLAPSGLDWVFYSDSGSTSVEVALKMALGYFRNTGAPRSRLVVMEHSYHGDTIGTMSVGARGVFNAAYEPLMFEVDTIPFPAAGREQETLDRFEAVSRDRRAAALIVEPLVLGAGGMLMYPAWVLTELKKIAEASGTLLIADEVMTGWGRTGTMFACEQASASPDILCTSKGLTGGAIPLAATLATDAIFQAHFSTDRKKTFFHSSSYTANPIACAAALANVEIWRDEPVAERVAALSAMQAAGLQRFRDNPFFTDCRATGTIAALDVRAGSAGYLAEIGPKLRTFFLDQGLLVRPLGNVLYLLPPYCITGDELDGLYDAIEEAGARFGSRP; encoded by the coding sequence ATGCCGCAGTCCCAAGTTTGGCACCCCTTCACCCAGCACGCGCTCGAGCCGACGATCCCAGAAATCGTCCTGACGGAAGGCGCCTATCTCCACAAGGCGGACGGCACACGCATCCTGGACGCCATTTCCTCCTGGTGGGTCGTCACGCATGGCCACCGCCATCCCCGCATCATGAAGGCCATCGAGACGACCGCGTCGAGCCTCGACCAGATCATCTTTGCAGGCTTCACGCATGAACCGGCCGAACGCCTAGCCAGGGCGCTTGTCGGCCTCGCTCCGTCCGGCCTCGACTGGGTGTTCTATTCCGACAGCGGTTCGACCTCCGTGGAAGTCGCACTGAAGATGGCGCTCGGCTATTTCCGCAACACCGGCGCGCCGCGCTCGCGCCTCGTCGTCATGGAGCACAGCTATCATGGCGACACTATCGGCACGATGAGCGTCGGTGCCCGTGGCGTGTTCAACGCCGCCTACGAACCTTTGATGTTCGAGGTTGACACCATTCCCTTCCCGGCCGCCGGCCGCGAGCAGGAAACGCTGGATCGTTTCGAGGCCGTCAGCCGCGACCGGCGCGCAGCCGCACTGATCGTCGAGCCGCTCGTGCTCGGCGCCGGCGGCATGCTGATGTATCCGGCCTGGGTTTTGACCGAATTGAAAAAGATCGCCGAAGCCTCCGGCACGCTGCTGATCGCCGACGAAGTGATGACCGGCTGGGGGCGCACCGGGACCATGTTCGCCTGCGAGCAGGCGTCTGCCTCTCCGGATATCCTGTGCACCTCGAAGGGCCTGACCGGCGGCGCCATCCCGCTGGCGGCCACGCTTGCCACCGACGCCATCTTCCAGGCCCATTTTTCGACGGACCGGAAGAAGACCTTCTTTCACTCGAGTTCCTACACCGCCAATCCGATAGCCTGTGCCGCCGCGCTCGCCAATGTCGAGATCTGGCGCGACGAGCCGGTGGCCGAGCGGGTCGCGGCCTTGAGCGCGATGCAGGCCGCTGGGCTTCAGCGCTTTCGCGACAATCCCTTCTTCACTGACTGTCGGGCGACAGGCACGATCGCGGCGCTCGACGTGCGCGCCGGCTCGGCCGGCTATCTGGCCGAGATCGGCCCGAAGCTGCGGACTTTCTTCCTCGACCAGGGGCTGCTTGTGCGCCCGCTCGGCAATGTCCTCTATCTTCTTCCACCCTATTGCATCACTGGCGACGAGTTGGACGGACTCTATGACGCCATCGAGGAGGCTGGCGCACGTTTCGGTTCGAGGCCATGA
- a CDS encoding beta-ketoacyl-ACP synthase III, translating to MSRSSYILGFGHHAPGRKVANAEIESKLGLEPGWIERRTGIRSRFWATDEDTLSGLAAQAGDMALANAGIDRRDIGLLLLATSTPDHLLPPSAPLVAHKLGLGRAGAVDLTGACAGFIYALMFADGFTRLHGKPALVIAANILSRRINPAERASSVLFADAAGALVIGPCEDPDRGILGASVDSDGSRYGLIQIPAGGSNIPFHSNLDLGQTRMTMTDGREVFAKAVEMMTDCSTSALAAAGVRPQDVGRFVPHQANARIFDAVGRNLGIADHAIVKTIAEYGNSSAATIPLSLSLASQTEPFQPGEKILLAAAGAGLSGGALVVGI from the coding sequence ATGAGCAGGTCGTCGTACATTCTCGGATTTGGCCATCACGCGCCTGGGCGCAAGGTGGCGAATGCCGAGATCGAGAGCAAGCTCGGCCTCGAACCTGGCTGGATCGAACGGCGTACAGGAATTCGTTCGCGCTTCTGGGCAACGGACGAGGATACGCTGTCTGGCCTGGCCGCGCAGGCGGGCGACATGGCGCTGGCGAACGCCGGTATTGACCGCCGCGACATCGGTCTGCTGTTGCTTGCCACCTCGACGCCCGACCACCTTCTGCCGCCCAGTGCACCCCTGGTCGCGCACAAGCTCGGCCTTGGCCGCGCCGGCGCGGTCGATCTAACCGGCGCCTGCGCCGGCTTCATCTATGCGCTGATGTTCGCGGACGGATTCACCCGCCTGCATGGCAAACCAGCGCTGGTCATCGCCGCCAACATCCTCAGCCGCCGCATCAACCCAGCCGAGCGCGCAAGCTCGGTCCTTTTCGCTGATGCCGCCGGCGCCCTGGTGATTGGTCCGTGCGAAGACCCTGATCGGGGCATTCTCGGTGCCTCGGTGGATTCGGACGGCTCGCGCTACGGGCTGATCCAGATCCCGGCGGGTGGAAGCAACATCCCTTTCCATAGCAACCTCGATTTGGGGCAAACCCGCATGACGATGACCGACGGCCGCGAAGTGTTCGCCAAGGCTGTCGAGATGATGACCGATTGCTCGACAAGCGCGCTTGCCGCTGCCGGAGTGCGACCACAGGATGTCGGCCGGTTTGTGCCGCATCAGGCCAATGCCCGCATTTTCGATGCGGTCGGGCGGAACCTCGGCATTGCAGACCACGCGATCGTCAAAACGATCGCCGAATACGGCAACTCTTCCGCCGCAACGATCCCGCTGTCGCTCTCGCTGGCCAGTCAGACAGAGCCATTCCAGCCTGGCGAGAAAATCCTGCTGGCAGCGGCGGGTGCGGGTCTCAGCGGCGGCGCCCTCGTCGTCGGAATTTAG
- a CDS encoding IS630 family transposase produces MAHRRAQWAKYQDRIDPSRLVFIDETWTKTNMAPLRGWAPRGERIKAKVPHGHWEDHDLLGGATPRPCRCAMAHRRTNQRRAVPALCRQGSRPTLKPGDIVVMDNLGSHKSKAVRRAIRSAGAKLFLLPKYSPDLNPIEKLFAKLKHWLRKAARRTIDAVCNAIGQILGTVNSIECRNYFIEAGYAQPKVIPL; encoded by the coding sequence GTGGCGCACAGGCGGGCACAGTGGGCAAAGTATCAGGACCGCATCGATCCTTCCCGCCTGGTGTTCATCGACGAGACCTGGACCAAGACAAACATGGCGCCGCTCAGGGGATGGGCACCGCGCGGCGAGAGGATCAAAGCCAAGGTACCGCACGGCCATTGGGAAGACCATGACCTTCTTGGCGGCGCTACGCCACGACCGTGTCGATGCGCCATGGCTCATCGACGGACCAATCAACGGCGAGCGGTTCCAGCTCTATGTCGACAAGGTTCTCGTCCCACCCTCAAGCCCGGCGACATCGTCGTCATGGACAATCTCGGCTCGCACAAGAGCAAGGCCGTGCGCCGCGCCATCCGCTCGGCCGGCGCCAAGCTGTTTCTCCTGCCGAAATACTCGCCCGACCTGAACCCCATCGAGAAGCTCTTTGCAAAGCTCAAGCATTGGCTGCGCAAGGCGGCCAGGCGAACCATCGATGCAGTCTGCAATGCCATCGGACAAATCCTCGGCACCGTCAATTCAATCGAATGCAGGAATTACTTCATCGAGGCCGGGTATGCCCAACCTAAAGTCATCCCGCTCTAA
- a CDS encoding transposase, producing the protein MGKPYSMDLRERVVASVEREGLSRRQAAVRFGVGISTVIRWVSRLRETSSLAPGKMGGHRPKKIAGEHRDWLLVRCRAADFTLRGLVAELAERGLKVDYRSVWEFVHAEKLSHKKRR; encoded by the coding sequence ATGGGCAAGCCTTATTCGATGGATCTTCGCGAACGGGTTGTTGCGTCGGTTGAGCGGGAGGGGCTGTCGCGGCGGCAGGCGGCAGTGCGCTTTGGGGTTGGTATCAGTACCGTCATCAGATGGGTAAGCCGCTTGCGCGAAACGAGCAGCCTTGCGCCCGGCAAGATGGGTGGGCACAGGCCGAAGAAGATTGCCGGTGAGCATCGGGACTGGCTTCTGGTGCGCTGCCGGGCCGCTGATTTCACGCTACGCGGACTGGTGGCCGAACTGGCCGAGCGCGGCCTGAAGGTCGATTACCGCTCGGTATGGGAGTTCGTCCACGCCGAGAAGCTCAGTCACAAAAAAAGACGCTGA
- a CDS encoding sugar phosphate isomerase/epimerase family protein, which produces MMPQAENALIFNTTAAKHATLAIEVDVARYAGFKGIETTAAKVQSYLNADHSVADLKAALSGLPVYGIGTVLDIERHGDDARSLISDARAIFELAHHVGAGGVQVITGPLDHLEVARFREAKPKAGYRGVLDYKEEERIEITAGNLKMLAEIAREFDLIVYLEALAWSPLNSLAHQVTLLRKANQDNLKMVVDYWHCYASGDHPEDLARIDGNLIYGVHVCDSLPFTGGVPNESVLRDIPTGEGVLDLKAWTDAVKATGYTGWWCSETFCRKLQQENSYDVASQMRAQLASLILS; this is translated from the coding sequence ATGATGCCCCAGGCCGAAAACGCCCTGATATTCAACACGACCGCCGCCAAGCATGCGACGCTCGCCATCGAGGTCGACGTGGCTCGCTACGCTGGGTTCAAGGGAATTGAGACGACGGCTGCCAAGGTCCAAAGCTACCTGAATGCGGATCATTCTGTTGCTGATCTCAAAGCGGCTCTCAGCGGACTTCCCGTTTACGGGATCGGCACGGTGCTGGACATCGAGCGCCATGGCGACGACGCGCGGTCGTTGATTTCGGACGCCCGCGCCATTTTTGAACTTGCACATCATGTCGGTGCAGGCGGTGTGCAAGTCATTACTGGCCCGCTAGACCATCTTGAAGTCGCGCGTTTCAGGGAAGCTAAGCCGAAGGCGGGCTACAGGGGCGTGCTCGATTACAAGGAAGAAGAGCGTATCGAGATCACCGCGGGAAATCTGAAGATGCTCGCCGAGATCGCGCGGGAGTTCGACCTGATCGTATATCTTGAGGCCCTCGCTTGGTCTCCCCTCAACTCGTTGGCGCATCAAGTCACGCTGCTGAGGAAAGCAAACCAGGATAATCTCAAAATGGTCGTAGACTATTGGCATTGCTATGCATCGGGGGACCATCCTGAGGACCTCGCCAGGATCGACGGCAACCTAATCTATGGAGTCCACGTTTGCGACTCCTTGCCATTTACTGGCGGTGTTCCGAACGAATCGGTGCTACGCGACATACCGACGGGCGAGGGCGTTCTTGACCTCAAGGCCTGGACCGACGCCGTCAAGGCCACTGGATACACGGGCTGGTGGTGCTCTGAGACTTTCTGTCGGAAGCTTCAGCAGGAAAATAGCTATGACGTCGCCAGCCAAATGAGGGCGCAACTGGCAAGCCTTATATTGAGCTAG
- a CDS encoding GMC family oxidoreductase, with protein MQEAYDYIIVGAGTAGCILANRLSEDPSNRVLLLEAGGRDNWIWFHIPVGYLFAIGNPKSDWMFRTEAEPGLNGRTLAYPRGKVIGGSSAINAMIAMRGQAEDYDTWRDLGLPGWGWSDVLPVFRRLEDHFLGNGPHHGVGGGWRVEAPRLSWPILDAVRDAAIEMGIPRSDDFNTGDNEGAGYFHVNQKRGRRWSSARGFLKPALGRVNLELATDVLVDRLLIKDNRANGIRFRRPDGSQHVAHARGEIILSAGAIGSVQILHRSGIGPGKWLQEAGIDCIIDRPGVGQNLQDHLQQRAIYKVRGARTLNDTYHSLFQKALMGLDYAVRRRGPLTMAPSQLGIFTRSDPTQVRANIEFHVQPLSLDKFGDPLHRFSAITVAACNLRPTSRGNVKITSPDPTKPPLIKPNYLSTDEDRQVAADAIRVTRRLMKQNALSHLHPEEYLPGPSVGEDAAALAKAAGDIGTTIFHPVGTARMGKVADRQSVVDASLRFLGVDGLRVVDASVMPLIVSGNTNTPTAMIAMKGADIILANRKTGA; from the coding sequence ATGCAGGAAGCCTACGACTACATTATCGTAGGAGCTGGGACAGCCGGATGCATTCTGGCAAACCGGCTTTCGGAAGACCCGTCGAACCGGGTTCTTCTTCTCGAGGCCGGAGGGCGAGACAACTGGATCTGGTTTCACATACCAGTCGGATATCTTTTCGCGATCGGCAATCCAAAATCGGATTGGATGTTTCGCACCGAGGCCGAGCCAGGACTGAATGGCCGGACCCTTGCCTATCCGCGTGGAAAGGTCATTGGCGGGTCATCGGCGATCAACGCAATGATCGCGATGCGCGGACAGGCCGAGGACTATGACACATGGCGGGATCTCGGCTTGCCTGGCTGGGGCTGGAGCGATGTGCTTCCCGTGTTTCGCCGGCTTGAGGACCACTTCTTGGGCAATGGGCCGCATCACGGTGTCGGCGGAGGCTGGCGCGTAGAGGCTCCGCGGCTTTCATGGCCAATCCTCGACGCCGTGCGCGATGCTGCGATCGAAATGGGGATACCCAGATCCGACGACTTCAACACCGGCGACAATGAAGGCGCGGGCTATTTCCACGTGAACCAGAAGCGGGGCCGCCGCTGGTCGTCCGCGAGGGGCTTTCTCAAACCAGCGCTCGGCAGGGTTAATCTGGAGCTTGCAACCGATGTCCTCGTCGACCGGCTGCTGATAAAGGACAATCGCGCCAACGGGATCCGCTTTCGCCGCCCGGACGGGTCGCAGCACGTGGCCCACGCGCGCGGCGAAATAATCCTGAGCGCCGGAGCAATCGGCTCGGTTCAGATCCTGCATCGCTCCGGCATCGGACCGGGCAAGTGGCTTCAAGAGGCCGGCATCGACTGCATCATCGATCGGCCAGGCGTTGGGCAAAACCTGCAGGACCATCTTCAGCAGCGCGCAATCTATAAGGTCCGCGGGGCGCGAACTCTCAACGACACCTATCACTCCCTGTTCCAGAAGGCGTTGATGGGGCTGGACTACGCGGTCCGCCGGCGAGGTCCGCTGACTATGGCGCCGTCTCAACTCGGCATCTTCACGCGCTCGGATCCGACGCAGGTTCGTGCCAACATCGAGTTCCATGTGCAGCCGCTTTCGCTGGATAAATTCGGTGACCCGCTGCACCGTTTCTCGGCCATCACGGTCGCAGCATGTAATCTGCGCCCAACTTCGCGCGGCAACGTCAAGATAACGTCGCCTGACCCGACGAAGCCTCCGTTGATCAAACCCAACTATCTGAGCACGGACGAAGATCGTCAGGTGGCCGCCGATGCGATACGCGTCACGCGGCGGCTGATGAAACAGAATGCCCTGAGCCACCTCCATCCTGAAGAATATCTGCCTGGACCCTCTGTCGGCGAGGATGCTGCAGCCCTCGCCAAGGCAGCTGGTGACATAGGAACGACGATTTTTCATCCGGTGGGCACGGCCAGGATGGGCAAAGTGGCAGACAGGCAGTCCGTGGTCGATGCGTCCCTTCGCTTCTTGGGCGTCGATGGGCTTCGTGTTGTGGATGCATCCGTTATGCCCCTCATCGTTTCGGGAAACACCAACACCCCGACGGCGATGATCGCGATGAAGGGAGCTGACATCATCTTGGCCAATCGGAAGACGGGTGCCTAG
- a CDS encoding Gfo/Idh/MocA family protein translates to MGLLTSDIPRKRRFRAGMVGGGRGSFFAGIHRAAIRLANRFDLVAGAFSSDPQTCLEAGEALGISADRNYLNFRDMASAEAARDDAIDVAIVVTPNYLHFEPCKLFLEAGIPVICDKPLVNSSDEARELQRLAAANNTFFAVTYTYTGYPMVRDARARIRAGEIGQIRFMYVEYLLEWLANGPSSLGKGAVWRGDPAKAGLTGALGDIGTHAFNILEFLSGQRCTALSAKLMQTIDSFGLDDTDVVQMEFDGGANGLLWAALAAPGHRNGLRFKIVGTKATIEWQQEAPETLHVSRLGEADLIYRRGHRDMTADAASSISLPAGNPEAYFEALAVLYSDYATALEAGSNWREALPVPLTDIHEGLRGVLLSEVCVKSSSLKSWVPFPVS, encoded by the coding sequence ATGGGCTTGTTGACGAGCGACATTCCGCGCAAGCGCCGTTTCCGCGCTGGAATGGTGGGAGGCGGCCGTGGGTCTTTTTTCGCAGGTATCCACAGGGCGGCCATACGCCTCGCAAACCGTTTCGACCTCGTGGCGGGGGCATTTTCCTCCGACCCGCAGACCTGCCTGGAGGCGGGAGAGGCCTTGGGTATATCAGCAGACCGGAATTACCTGAACTTCCGGGACATGGCGTCAGCCGAGGCGGCGCGAGACGACGCCATAGATGTTGCGATCGTCGTGACGCCCAATTATTTGCATTTTGAGCCGTGCAAGCTGTTTCTCGAGGCAGGCATCCCGGTCATATGCGACAAGCCGCTCGTCAATTCGTCGGACGAGGCTCGGGAACTTCAAAGACTGGCAGCGGCGAATAACACGTTCTTCGCCGTGACCTACACCTACACGGGTTACCCGATGGTCCGCGATGCCCGTGCGCGCATCCGTGCGGGAGAAATCGGGCAGATCCGGTTCATGTATGTCGAGTATCTGCTGGAATGGCTCGCCAACGGTCCCTCAAGCCTTGGCAAAGGCGCTGTTTGGCGTGGTGATCCGGCAAAGGCAGGCCTGACCGGTGCACTTGGAGACATCGGGACACACGCCTTCAACATTCTTGAGTTCCTGTCAGGGCAGCGATGCACTGCGCTTAGCGCCAAGCTGATGCAAACCATCGATTCGTTTGGTCTCGACGATACCGATGTGGTGCAGATGGAGTTCGACGGCGGGGCCAATGGGCTGTTGTGGGCTGCCCTCGCCGCGCCCGGGCACCGCAATGGTTTGCGTTTCAAGATAGTTGGCACGAAGGCAACCATTGAGTGGCAGCAAGAGGCACCGGAGACACTCCATGTTTCCCGTCTCGGCGAGGCTGACCTGATTTATCGGCGCGGACACAGGGACATGACCGCAGATGCAGCGAGCTCGATCAGCCTGCCTGCCGGCAATCCCGAAGCCTATTTCGAAGCGCTGGCGGTACTCTATTCGGACTACGCGACAGCCCTGGAAGCCGGCAGCAACTGGCGTGAGGCACTTCCCGTTCCGCTTACGGACATACACGAAGGGCTGCGCGGGGTGCTGCTATCCGAGGTCTGCGTCAAGTCCTCGTCGCTGAAGTCCTGGGTTCCCTTTCCCGTTTCTTGA